GGGACCAGGCCCAGGGCGCAAAGGGGTCGGCGGTCATCACGCCTACAGAATAGCAAGCGGCGGTTCTGCCCGTTTTGCTCGCGATAAAGAATAAAATCGAAGCACAAATATCGGTATTGCGGATCGGTCGTCGATCCAGGAAAGACAATGAGGCCCCGCCTTTCGCCGTGAGCAGAGGAGACTCCGACAGCAATCGCCAAGCCTGCGACGCGAGTGCAGGCCACTCCGAAACAAATTCGAAGCCCGAATGCCCAAAACTCGAAACGGAAGAGGGACGCCCGTTCGTTTCGAATTTCCGATTTCGATATTCGAACTTGTTTCGAGTTTCGATATTCGAATTTCGGATTTCCGAGCGCCCGCGCTCGCGGCCGCTCGCGGTCAGCCGCGCTTGGCGGCGCGTCGCCGCGCGACCGTCGCGCGGGCGCGGCGAGTGCGAACCTTGCGCGTCGGGTCGATCCCGACCGACTTGAGGAACCGCAGGTCCCGGAAGTCGATGCGGAACTCCGCGGCGGCCGCCGACGGAGACATCTCGACGCTCTCCTCGTCGTCGCCCGCGAACTCCTCGTCGCGCTCGATCCCGATTCGCGCGTCGAGGTTCAGAAAGAGGCGATACCCGTGCTCGCGAAGCTTCTCGATCGTCTCGTGCACGCGGTCGGATTCCGACACAGAGTCGTTGATCGCATCCCCGAGCTCTTTGAGCATCGCGCGAAGCTTCGCGTCCATGCGGCGCATGATGCCACCCGGTCCCGGGGCTGTCAAACTTTTCCGGCTTCCATCCGGTGGTAAGATGACGGGAAGAATTTTGAGGGAATTTTTTCGGCGATGACGCAAGACGTGTCGGGCTCCGCGGCCTCCCCCGCCGCTCCCGAGATCTCCGCGACCGCGGCGATGGTCGGCGTCTTCACCCGTCCCGCGGCGACGTTCGCCGCGCTCGTTCGGCGGCCGACGTGGTGGCTGCCGTTCGTCGCCGGGATCCTCCTCGCCGCGCTCTTCTCGGTCGTGATGACGGACAAGATCGACCAGGACGCCGCGATGCGGCGCGCGATCGAGAAGAAGATGGCACGCTCCGGACAGACCATGCCGAAGGAGCGCGTCGACGCGGCCGTCGACCGCGCGGTCGAGATGCAGCGCAAGATGGCGCCGTACACGCCCACGATCGGCGCGGCCGCCTTCGCGTTCTTCTTCTTCCTCGTCGCCCTCGTCCTCGCGGGCGCAGGGTCGGCGTTCGGAGCGGAGGCGAAGCTGCCGGCCTATTTCGCGATCTATGCGTACGCGGGGATCCCGATGCTCGTCCGGTCCGCGATCGCCGTCGTCCGACTCTTCGCCGCTCCGGACATGTCGCTCACGTACGACGACCTCGCGAGGATCGGGACGGTGGGTCCCGCGCTCCTCCTCCCGCCGTCGTCGGCATCCGTGGTCGTCGCCGTCGCTTCCTCCTTCGACGTCTTCCTCCTCGCAACCGTCGCGCTGCTCGTCGTCGCCTTCCGGCGGATTCCCGGGCTTTCGAAGGGCTCCGCCACGACTCTGCCGCTCGCGCTCTGGGGCGCCCTCCTGCTCGTTCGTGTCGGCTGGTCCGCTTTCTTCGGATGAGCCGGGAAGGGCGACCTAAACTTCCGCGCCCCGGATTCGTAAGTCCGCGGGGAGAGCAAAACCCATGAACGCGATCGAGGTCGAACACGTCACGAAGGCGTTCGGCCGTTTCAAAGCGGTGGACGACCTGTCCCTGGAGGTTCCGAAGGGGACGATGTACGGCCTTCTCGGGCCCAACGGCGCCGGGAAGACGACGACGATCCGGATGGTCATGGACATCACGGCGCCCGACTCGGGGTCGATCCGCGTCCTCGGCCGCCCGGCGACGCGGGAATCGCTCGCGCGCGTCGGCTACCTCCCCGAAGAGCGCGGGCTCTACCGCCGGATGCGGGTCCTCGACCACCTGCTCTTCCTCGCCGCGATCAAGGAAGTCGACGCCGACACCGCCAGGAAGAGGATCGAGCGCTGGCTCGACGCGATGGAGCTCCGGCCCTGGCTCCACCGAAAGGTCGACGAGCTCTCGAAAGGGATGCAGCAGAAGATCCAGTTCATCGCGACGATCGTCCACGATCCCGACGTGCTCATCCTCGACGAGCCGTTCTCCGGTCTCGACCCGATCAACGTGAACCTCATCAAGACCTTTCTCCTCGAGTTCCGCGCGCAGGGAAAGACCGTCGTCTTCTCCACGCACGTCCTCGAGCAGGCCGAGAAGCTCTGCGATCACATCTGCCTGATCACGAAGTCGAAGAAGGTCCTCGACGGGGAGATGAAGGACCTGAAGCGCCGCTATGCCGGCAACGTGATCCGGGTCTCGACCGACGCGCCGGCCGGCGCGATCGCCGCGATCCCCGGGGTCCGAACCGTTTCTCCGGTCAACGGCGGCTATCACGTGACCCTCGAGGAGGGGGTCGAGCCGCGCACGATCGTCCAGCGACTCTTCGAGAATCATCGGGTGGACGCTTTCTCCGAAAAGGAACCCGAGCTCGAGGAGATCTACCTCAAGGCCGTCCACGACGCCGGACTCGAGGAAACGCGCCCCGTTTGACTCCGGTCTCGTATCCCCCCTCTCCGCCGGGAGAGGGGGCAAGGGGGTGAGGTCATGGCCATCAACGTCCGCAAGGTCCGCGCGATCATCAAGCGCGAGTACGTCGAGCACATCCGGCGGAAGGCGTTCTGGATCTTCACGATCCTCCTGCCCGTGATGTGGATCGGCTTCTTCGCGGTCTCGATCCTGACGCAGACGCGCGCGTCCGGGGTGCGGAGGATCGCCGTGATCGACCCGACGGGAAAGTATTTCGCGCCGCTCGAGACGGAGATCGCGCACGGCAAGGACGCCGCGCGGTTCGCACTGACGAACGCGCCGGTGCCGCCCGCCGGCGTCGACGCGCTCCGCGCGGAGCTCAGGAAGCAGATCGAAGCGAAGAAGCTCGACGGGTACCTGCTCCTCGACCCGGCGTCGATCGCGTCCGGCAAGGTCGCCTATCGCGCCTCGTCCGTCTCCGACTTCACGTACCAGGAGCGGCTCGAGCGGCATCTCAACAACGTCCTCCTGCGCGACCGGCTGCTCTCGCGCGGGATCCCGGCGGGCGCGATCGCCGAGCTCGAGAAGACGGTCTCGATCGACGCCAGGCGCGCCGACGAAAAGGAGTCGGGCGGGTTCCTCGTCTCGATGGTCTTCTTCGTCTTTCTCTACGCGACGCTGATCCAGTACGGCATGTACAACCTGCGCGGCGTGATCGAGGAGAAATCGAGCCGCATCGTCGAGATCGTGATCTCCTCGGTGCGGCCGACCGAGCTGATGCTCGGCAAGGTGATCGGCATCGGGCTCGTGGGGCTGACGCAGTACGCGATCTGGTCGGTGCTCGCGATGAACCTCGCGCTGCTGTCGGGATCGGGGCTCGCGGCGGCTCTCGGTTTCGCGAACGCGACGATCCCGACCGTCCCGATATCGACGCTCGGCTACTTCGTCCTCTTCTTCGTCCTCGGCTACTTCTTCTACGCGTCGATCTACACGGCGATCGGCGCCCCGTTCAACTCCGACCAGGAAGCGCAGCAGCTCGCGATGATCCCGACGCTGATGATCGTCTCGGTCTGGGCCTTCTGGGGGCTGATCGTCAACAACCCGAACTCGACGCTCGCGACGGTCCTCTCGATGATCCCGCCGTTGACGCCGATGGTGATGTTCTTCCGGGTGACGCTCGCTCCCGTGCCCGGCTGGCAGGTCGCGCTCGCGACCGCGATCATGCTCGTGTCGATCGTCGGGATGTCCTGGCTCGCGGGGAAGATCTACCGGGTCGGCATCCTCATGTACGGGAAGAAGCCGACGGTGCCCGAGATCCTGCGGTGGATGCGGCGCCCGGAGTCGGGGATCGCGCCCGAGCCGGCGGTCGAGCCCGCGAAGAGCTGATCGCTCCCGGGCGCGCGTCTTTTCGACCGCTGCCGGGGCCGGACGAACAGACGGGCTTCTGCGCGGGCTTCGGTCCGACTACAATCCGCTCGCTTGCACCCGACTCGAAGAGTCATCCTGCCGGTCGCTCTCGCGGCGTGCGCCGCGCCCCTCCTCGCCCGGCCACCGGCGGACGAGCCGCCGCGGGCCGATTTCGGCTACCAGGCGACGACAATCACCCAGGACGCGCCCTCGTTCCGCGATCCGTACGAGGGGCCGCGAAGCTTCCGAAGCGAGGGGTCGGGCCAGTTCTCGACCACGCTCAGCATCTCGATCTTCACGGGCCTGAGGCTCTGGAAGAACGCGTGGATCTCGATCGATCCGGAGTTCCTGGTCGGCCACGGTCCCGGAGGGGGAACGGGCCTGGGCGCCTTCGT
This genomic window from Thermoanaerobaculia bacterium contains:
- a CDS encoding ABC transporter permease encodes the protein MAINVRKVRAIIKREYVEHIRRKAFWIFTILLPVMWIGFFAVSILTQTRASGVRRIAVIDPTGKYFAPLETEIAHGKDAARFALTNAPVPPAGVDALRAELRKQIEAKKLDGYLLLDPASIASGKVAYRASSVSDFTYQERLERHLNNVLLRDRLLSRGIPAGAIAELEKTVSIDARRADEKESGGFLVSMVFFVFLYATLIQYGMYNLRGVIEEKSSRIVEIVISSVRPTELMLGKVIGIGLVGLTQYAIWSVLAMNLALLSGSGLAAALGFANATIPTVPISTLGYFVLFFVLGYFFYASIYTAIGAPFNSDQEAQQLAMIPTLMIVSVWAFWGLIVNNPNSTLATVLSMIPPLTPMVMFFRVTLAPVPGWQVALATAIMLVSIVGMSWLAGKIYRVGILMYGKKPTVPEILRWMRRPESGIAPEPAVEPAKS
- a CDS encoding ATP-binding cassette domain-containing protein produces the protein MNAIEVEHVTKAFGRFKAVDDLSLEVPKGTMYGLLGPNGAGKTTTIRMVMDITAPDSGSIRVLGRPATRESLARVGYLPEERGLYRRMRVLDHLLFLAAIKEVDADTARKRIERWLDAMELRPWLHRKVDELSKGMQQKIQFIATIVHDPDVLILDEPFSGLDPINVNLIKTFLLEFRAQGKTVVFSTHVLEQAEKLCDHICLITKSKKVLDGEMKDLKRRYAGNVIRVSTDAPAGAIAAIPGVRTVSPVNGGYHVTLEEGVEPRTIVQRLFENHRVDAFSEKEPELEEIYLKAVHDAGLEETRPV
- a CDS encoding YIP1 family protein, whose product is MTQDVSGSAASPAAPEISATAAMVGVFTRPAATFAALVRRPTWWLPFVAGILLAALFSVVMTDKIDQDAAMRRAIEKKMARSGQTMPKERVDAAVDRAVEMQRKMAPYTPTIGAAAFAFFFFLVALVLAGAGSAFGAEAKLPAYFAIYAYAGIPMLVRSAIAVVRLFAAPDMSLTYDDLARIGTVGPALLLPPSSASVVVAVASSFDVFLLATVALLVVAFRRIPGLSKGSATTLPLALWGALLLVRVGWSAFFG